From one Mytilus edulis chromosome 1, xbMytEdul2.2, whole genome shotgun sequence genomic stretch:
- the LOC139492277 gene encoding FERM domain-containing protein 4A-like isoform X12, which translates to MNEGRKSQIVLPDERRLDLLIQPKLYTRELLDLVSSHFKLKEKEYFGINFTDDTGHSNWLNLDKKVLEHDFPRKTGILTLNFSVRFYADSISSLRDTATVELFHLNAKQLIFRDQIECDSDTVFELAAYVLQATYGDFPDEESVRSELKKLPLIPTSALREHPSISYCEDKVIGHYQKLLGISKGLAIVNYMSIVESLPTYGIHYYEVKDKKDIPWWLGLSYKGIAVYDKSDKKEPRKIFTWKLLENLYYRDKKFSIEVHDPKRVIQTLSSYNLYEDAIREPVDEGDELSDAIVDPSTQVSVSRRTFGPGNVAVHAWFGCTSQLTKCIWSMAVAQHQFYLDRKHSKSSLHTVRSSSEIAADLTCSNKSSSSLPGSFSDISRSASSSSLPNLSGSRFDINLDQLDAIKAQREMFEALKARKEALDEKLRKKTEELKVLCMQEGELTGRLPREYPLATGEQAPAIRRRVGTAFSLASKVQDDQAESLSKLELEYELQKQITQAANRLSLDKSVSKYVRKQRRHSFHRAEKKLREMEKKLADGKGGDSTLPLDGKYKSGMSRNQSFMNDNDDPHSQKPRRESPSRQVVHPPMQRSNTVRELSPTESRPPLSPTLSSPALFRDCGGGSQSSNQLYTPLTNRSHSSGSNMSNQSEYENVNNYKDYTGSQDSGFSSANNMYNLTTQQTSHYESSDQLKTPTNKNYSESLENVFEDKAANHNSLDSSYRKTGNPKNYGSLERNSRRKNETWQPRDRQHSDSDASISHLSDIDTSKYGSKRASQSEYDLTGQKSNLIELPVRHEEQGDNRRQHGRWNDVAHTEPSPLIQSPNQEYRESSEPHCYSPRSYEGKRQGGRGSPYIERSIMTKRVESPNSSAVVTVTKMQPHRSVELVSKPFEMSDFYKYSEKIRRQRMIENYQQQLLGDSLSRCSSPSQHSTDSGDGSTGYNSVHKYPHPNYSPSHSSSSSGHSHYPMAPSNHSTPVRTQSPYLTRKGDYDSSSQSASMPKYQSQSTHVQYSVQTASGGRVVKSVHTTTKHTQYQPLTPLKCDPIHKQSRTPSSQNYNPTNRYGNNKVNAIIITEPHFSRDENSQYHGNYHFVDPFNSQEDYAPVDPVHEQTPKHTAYVGRSISYENKSVIGGFTDEMLEWCRKHGLKRRKSYV; encoded by the exons ccaAAACTTTACACAAGAGAACTTTTAGATTTAGTTTCCTcccatttcaaattaaaagaaaaagaatattttGGAATAAATTTTACAGATGATAC GGGTCATAGTAATTGGTTAAATTTAGACAAAAAAGTTTTAGAACATGATTTTCCAAGAAAAACTGGGATATTGACACTCAATTTTTCTGTCAG GTTTTACGCAGACTCTATTTCAAGTCTCAGGGACACAGCAACTGTAGAATTATTTCATCTCAATGCAAAACAACTTATATTTCGG gacCAGATAGAATGTGATAGTGATACTGTATTTGAATTGGCAGCTTATGTTTTACAAGCAACCTATGGAGATTTTCCTGA TGAAGAAAGTGTACGGTCTGAATTAAAGAAGTTACCTCTGATTCCAACAAGTGCCTTACGAGAACATCCATCCATATCATATTG TGAAGACAAAGTTATAGGACATTATCAGAAGTTATTAGGAATATCAAAAGGATTGGCTATTGTCAA TTATATGTCCATAGTTGAGAGTTTGCCTACATACGGTATACACTATTATGAAGTAAAG gaCAAAAAAGACATTCCATGGTGGTTAGGACTAAGTTATAAAGGAATAGCTGTTTATGATAAATCAGATAAAAAAGAACCCAGAAAG ATTTTCACATGGAAATTACTGGAAAATTTATACTATAGAGACAAGAAATTCTCAATAGAGGTTCATGACCCTAAACG TGTCATACAAACATTAAGCAGTTACAACTTGTACGAGGACGCGATCAGAGAACCTGTTGACGAAGGGGACGAACTCTCTGATGCCATTGTAGACCCGAGTACACA agtATCTGTAAGCCGTAGAACTTTCGGTCCTGGAAACGTTGCAGTCCATGCTTGGTTTGGTTGTACTTCTCAGCTCACAAAATGTATCTGGTCCATGGCCGTAGCTCAACATCAGTTTTACTTAGACAGAAAACACAGCAAG AGTAGTTTACACACAGTTAGAAGTTCCAGTGAAATCGCTGCAGATTTAACTTGTAGTAACAAAAGTTCATCATCTTTACCCGGTTCATTTTCTGATATCAGTCGCAGTGCCAGTTCATCATCTCTTCCAAACTTGTCAGGATCAAGATTCGATA TAAATCTAGACCAACTAGACGCCATCAAAGCACAAAGAGAGATGTTTGAAGCACTTAAAGCCAGAAAAGAAGCTTTAGACGAAAAGCTACGCAAGAAGACAGAAGAACTCAAAGTGCTATGTATGCAAGAAGGG gaATTGACAGGCAGGTTACCGAGAGAATATCCCCTTGCCACAGGGGAACAGGCTCCTGCCATCAGACGCCGTGTCGGTACCGCATTCTCACTAGCATCAAAAGTACAAGATGACCAG GCTGAGTCCTTGTCCAAGCTAGAGCTTGAGTATGAGTTACAGAAACAGATCACCCAGGCAGCAAACCGTCTCTCACTAGACAAGTCTGTCAGCAAGTATGTTCGTAAACAGAGACGTCATTCATTCCACAGAGCAGAGAAAAAG TTGAGAGAGATGGAGAAGAAGTTAGCTGACGGCAAGGGAGGTGACTCCACCCTTCCACTCGATG GAAAATACAAATCTGGTATGTCCAGAAACCAAAGCTTT ATGAATGACAATGATGATCCACATTCACAGAAACCTAGACGGGAATCGCCTAGTCGTCAGGTAGTACATCCGCCAATGCAACGCTCAAACACTGTCAGAGAATTGTCACCAACAGAAAGTAGGCCACCTTTAAGTCCAACATTAAGCAG CCCTGCTTTATTTCGAGATTGTGGGGGAGGATCACAGTCAAGTAACCAACTTTACACACCTCTAACCAACCGGAGCCATTCATCTGGTAGTAATATGTCAAACCAGTCAGAATATGAAAACGTTAACAACTACAAAGACTATACCGGAAGTCAGGACAGTGGCTTTAGTTCGGCTAATAATATGTATAATTTAACTACTCAACAGACTTCACATTATGAAAGTTCAGACCAGCTCAAAACACCTACAAATAAAAACTACTCAGAGAGCTTAGAAAATGTATTCGAAGACAAAGCTGCAAACCATAATAGTTTAGATAGCAGTTATAGGAAGACTGGCAATCCAAAAAACTATGGTAGTTTGGAAAGAAATTCCCGACGTAAAAATGAAACGTGGCAGCCTCGTGATAGACAACATAGTGATAGTGATGCAAGTATAAGTCATCTGTCCGATATTGACACTTCTAAATATGGTAGTAAAAGAGCGTCTCAGTCAGAATATGATTTAACTGGACAAAAAAGTAATTTAATTGAGCTGCCAGTTCGACATGAGGAACAAGGAGATAATAGACGACAGCATGGTCGTTGGAATGACGTGGCTCACACAGAGCCATCTCCCCTTATACAAAGTCCCAATCAGGAATATCGTGAGAGCAGTGAACCTCATTGTTATAGTCCTAGGAGTTATGAAGGAAAAAGACAAGGTGGGCGAGGAAGCCCTTACATAGAACGTAGTATAATGACTAAAAGAGTGGAATCTCCCAATTCTAGTGCTGTTGTAACTGTAACAAAAATGCAACCTCATCGTAGTGTAGAATTAGTATCTAAACCATTTGAAATGTCAGACTTTTATAAATATAGTGAAAAAATTCGTAGACAAAGAATGATTGAAAATTACCAACAGCAATTATTAGGTGACTCATTATCGCGGTGTAGTTCTCCTTCACAACATTCAACCGATAGTGGAGATGGGTCAACGGGTTATAATTCTGTACATAAATATCCACACCCTAACTACAGTCCGTCACATTCGTCATCTTCATCAGGTCACAGTCACTACCCTATGGCACCTTCAAATCATTCTACGCCAGTACGAACACAATCCCCTTATCTAACAAGGAAAGGAGATTATGATTCATCTAGTCAAAGTGCCAGTATGCCTAAATATCAGTCACAAAGTACACATGTGCAATATTCAGTGCAGACAGCTTCAGGAGGACGTGTTGTTAAATCAGTGCATACCACAACAAAACATACTCAATATCAACCATTGACTCCATTGAAATGTGACCCAATTCATAAACAGTCGAGAACACCATCCTCACAGAATTACAATCCAACAAATAG
- the LOC139492277 gene encoding FERM domain-containing protein 4A-like isoform X8: MNEGRKSQIVLPDERRLDLLIQPKLYTRELLDLVSSHFKLKEKEYFGINFTDDTGHSNWLNLDKKVLEHDFPRKTGILTLNFSVRFYADSISSLRDTATVELFHLNAKQLIFRDQIECDSDTVFELAAYVLQATYGDFPDEESVRSELKKLPLIPTSALREHPSISYCEDKVIGHYQKLLGISKGLAIVNYMSIVESLPTYGIHYYEVKDKKDIPWWLGLSYKGIAVYDKSDKKEPRKIFTWKLLENLYYRDKKFSIEVHDPKRVIQTLSSYNLYEDAIREPVDEGDELSDAIVDPSTQYYNRWRSSSYVDPVDIKNSIVSVSRRTFGPGNVAVHAWFGCTSQLTKCIWSMAVAQHQFYLDRKHSKSSLHTVRSSSEIAADLTCSNKSSSSLPGSFSDISRSASSSSLPNLSGSRFDINLDQLDAIKAQREMFEALKARKEALDEKLRKKTEELKVLCMQEGELTGRLPREYPLATGEQAPAIRRRVGTAFSLASKVQDDQAESLSKLELEYELQKQITQAANRLSLDKSVSKYVRKQRRHSFHRAEKKLREMEKKLADGKGGDSTLPLDGKYKSGMSRNQSFFLLQMNDNDDPHSQKPRRESPSRQVVHPPMQRSNTVRELSPTESRPPLSPTLSSPALFRDCGGGSQSSNQLYTPLTNRSHSSGSNMSNQSEYENVNNYKDYTGSQDSGFSSANNMYNLTTQQTSHYESSDQLKTPTNKNYSESLENVFEDKAANHNSLDSSYRKTGNPKNYGSLERNSRRKNETWQPRDRQHSDSDASISHLSDIDTSKYGSKRASQSEYDLTGQKSNLIELPVRHEEQGDNRRQHGRWNDVAHTEPSPLIQSPNQEYRESSEPHCYSPRSYEGKRQGGRGSPYIERSIMTKRVESPNSSAVVTVTKMQPHRSVELVSKPFEMSDFYKYSEKIRRQRMIENYQQQLLGDSLSRCSSPSQHSTDSGDGSTGYNSVHKYPHPNYSPSHSSSSSGHSHYPMAPSNHSTPVRTQSPYLTRKGDYDSSSQSASMPKYQSQSTHVQYSVQTASGGRVVKSVHTTTKHTQYQPLTPLKCDPIHKQSRTPSSQNYNPTNRYGNNKVNAIIITEPHFSRDENSQYHGNYHFVDPFNSQEDYAPVDPVHEQTPKHTAYVGRSISYENKSVIGGFTDEMLEWCRKHGLKRRKSYV; this comes from the exons ccaAAACTTTACACAAGAGAACTTTTAGATTTAGTTTCCTcccatttcaaattaaaagaaaaagaatattttGGAATAAATTTTACAGATGATAC GGGTCATAGTAATTGGTTAAATTTAGACAAAAAAGTTTTAGAACATGATTTTCCAAGAAAAACTGGGATATTGACACTCAATTTTTCTGTCAG GTTTTACGCAGACTCTATTTCAAGTCTCAGGGACACAGCAACTGTAGAATTATTTCATCTCAATGCAAAACAACTTATATTTCGG gacCAGATAGAATGTGATAGTGATACTGTATTTGAATTGGCAGCTTATGTTTTACAAGCAACCTATGGAGATTTTCCTGA TGAAGAAAGTGTACGGTCTGAATTAAAGAAGTTACCTCTGATTCCAACAAGTGCCTTACGAGAACATCCATCCATATCATATTG TGAAGACAAAGTTATAGGACATTATCAGAAGTTATTAGGAATATCAAAAGGATTGGCTATTGTCAA TTATATGTCCATAGTTGAGAGTTTGCCTACATACGGTATACACTATTATGAAGTAAAG gaCAAAAAAGACATTCCATGGTGGTTAGGACTAAGTTATAAAGGAATAGCTGTTTATGATAAATCAGATAAAAAAGAACCCAGAAAG ATTTTCACATGGAAATTACTGGAAAATTTATACTATAGAGACAAGAAATTCTCAATAGAGGTTCATGACCCTAAACG TGTCATACAAACATTAAGCAGTTACAACTTGTACGAGGACGCGATCAGAGAACCTGTTGACGAAGGGGACGAACTCTCTGATGCCATTGTAGACCCGAGTACACA GTATTATAACCGATGGAGATCTTCCAGCTATGTTGATCCAGTGGACATAAAAAATTCTAT agtATCTGTAAGCCGTAGAACTTTCGGTCCTGGAAACGTTGCAGTCCATGCTTGGTTTGGTTGTACTTCTCAGCTCACAAAATGTATCTGGTCCATGGCCGTAGCTCAACATCAGTTTTACTTAGACAGAAAACACAGCAAG AGTAGTTTACACACAGTTAGAAGTTCCAGTGAAATCGCTGCAGATTTAACTTGTAGTAACAAAAGTTCATCATCTTTACCCGGTTCATTTTCTGATATCAGTCGCAGTGCCAGTTCATCATCTCTTCCAAACTTGTCAGGATCAAGATTCGATA TAAATCTAGACCAACTAGACGCCATCAAAGCACAAAGAGAGATGTTTGAAGCACTTAAAGCCAGAAAAGAAGCTTTAGACGAAAAGCTACGCAAGAAGACAGAAGAACTCAAAGTGCTATGTATGCAAGAAGGG gaATTGACAGGCAGGTTACCGAGAGAATATCCCCTTGCCACAGGGGAACAGGCTCCTGCCATCAGACGCCGTGTCGGTACCGCATTCTCACTAGCATCAAAAGTACAAGATGACCAG GCTGAGTCCTTGTCCAAGCTAGAGCTTGAGTATGAGTTACAGAAACAGATCACCCAGGCAGCAAACCGTCTCTCACTAGACAAGTCTGTCAGCAAGTATGTTCGTAAACAGAGACGTCATTCATTCCACAGAGCAGAGAAAAAG TTGAGAGAGATGGAGAAGAAGTTAGCTGACGGCAAGGGAGGTGACTCCACCCTTCCACTCGATG GAAAATACAAATCTGGTATGTCCAGAAACCAAAGCTTT TTTCTGTTACAGATGAATGACAATGATGATCCACATTCACAGAAACCTAGACGGGAATCGCCTAGTCGTCAGGTAGTACATCCGCCAATGCAACGCTCAAACACTGTCAGAGAATTGTCACCAACAGAAAGTAGGCCACCTTTAAGTCCAACATTAAGCAG CCCTGCTTTATTTCGAGATTGTGGGGGAGGATCACAGTCAAGTAACCAACTTTACACACCTCTAACCAACCGGAGCCATTCATCTGGTAGTAATATGTCAAACCAGTCAGAATATGAAAACGTTAACAACTACAAAGACTATACCGGAAGTCAGGACAGTGGCTTTAGTTCGGCTAATAATATGTATAATTTAACTACTCAACAGACTTCACATTATGAAAGTTCAGACCAGCTCAAAACACCTACAAATAAAAACTACTCAGAGAGCTTAGAAAATGTATTCGAAGACAAAGCTGCAAACCATAATAGTTTAGATAGCAGTTATAGGAAGACTGGCAATCCAAAAAACTATGGTAGTTTGGAAAGAAATTCCCGACGTAAAAATGAAACGTGGCAGCCTCGTGATAGACAACATAGTGATAGTGATGCAAGTATAAGTCATCTGTCCGATATTGACACTTCTAAATATGGTAGTAAAAGAGCGTCTCAGTCAGAATATGATTTAACTGGACAAAAAAGTAATTTAATTGAGCTGCCAGTTCGACATGAGGAACAAGGAGATAATAGACGACAGCATGGTCGTTGGAATGACGTGGCTCACACAGAGCCATCTCCCCTTATACAAAGTCCCAATCAGGAATATCGTGAGAGCAGTGAACCTCATTGTTATAGTCCTAGGAGTTATGAAGGAAAAAGACAAGGTGGGCGAGGAAGCCCTTACATAGAACGTAGTATAATGACTAAAAGAGTGGAATCTCCCAATTCTAGTGCTGTTGTAACTGTAACAAAAATGCAACCTCATCGTAGTGTAGAATTAGTATCTAAACCATTTGAAATGTCAGACTTTTATAAATATAGTGAAAAAATTCGTAGACAAAGAATGATTGAAAATTACCAACAGCAATTATTAGGTGACTCATTATCGCGGTGTAGTTCTCCTTCACAACATTCAACCGATAGTGGAGATGGGTCAACGGGTTATAATTCTGTACATAAATATCCACACCCTAACTACAGTCCGTCACATTCGTCATCTTCATCAGGTCACAGTCACTACCCTATGGCACCTTCAAATCATTCTACGCCAGTACGAACACAATCCCCTTATCTAACAAGGAAAGGAGATTATGATTCATCTAGTCAAAGTGCCAGTATGCCTAAATATCAGTCACAAAGTACACATGTGCAATATTCAGTGCAGACAGCTTCAGGAGGACGTGTTGTTAAATCAGTGCATACCACAACAAAACATACTCAATATCAACCATTGACTCCATTGAAATGTGACCCAATTCATAAACAGTCGAGAACACCATCCTCACAGAATTACAATCCAACAAATAG
- the LOC139492277 gene encoding FERM domain-containing protein 4A-like isoform X11, which yields MNEGRKSQIVLPDERRLDLLIQPKLYTRELLDLVSSHFKLKEKEYFGINFTDDTGHSNWLNLDKKVLEHDFPRKTGILTLNFSVRFYADSISSLRDTATVELFHLNAKQLIFRDQIECDSDTVFELAAYVLQATYGDFPDEESVRSELKKLPLIPTSALREHPSISYCEDKVIGHYQKLLGISKGLAIVNYMSIVESLPTYGIHYYEVKDKKDIPWWLGLSYKGIAVYDKSDKKEPRKIFTWKLLENLYYRDKKFSIEVHDPKRVIQTLSSYNLYEDAIREPVDEGDELSDAIVDPSTQVSVSRRTFGPGNVAVHAWFGCTSQLTKCIWSMAVAQHQFYLDRKHSKSSLHTVRSSSEIAADLTCSNKSSSSLPGSFSDISRSASSSSLPNLSGSRFDINLDQLDAIKAQREMFEALKARKEALDEKLRKKTEELKVLCMQEGELTGRLPREYPLATGEQAPAIRRRVGTAFSLASKVQDDQAESLSKLELEYELQKQITQAANRLSLDKSVSKYVRKQRRHSFHRAEKKLREMEKKLADGKGGDSTLPLDGKYKSGMSRNQSFFLLQMNDNDDPHSQKPRRESPSRQVVHPPMQRSNTVRELSPTESRPPLSPTLSSPALFRDCGGGSQSSNQLYTPLTNRSHSSGSNMSNQSEYENVNNYKDYTGSQDSGFSSANNMYNLTTQQTSHYESSDQLKTPTNKNYSESLENVFEDKAANHNSLDSSYRKTGNPKNYGSLERNSRRKNETWQPRDRQHSDSDASISHLSDIDTSKYGSKRASQSEYDLTGQKSNLIELPVRHEEQGDNRRQHGRWNDVAHTEPSPLIQSPNQEYRESSEPHCYSPRSYEGKRQGGRGSPYIERSIMTKRVESPNSSAVVTVTKMQPHRSVELVSKPFEMSDFYKYSEKIRRQRMIENYQQQLLGDSLSRCSSPSQHSTDSGDGSTGYNSVHKYPHPNYSPSHSSSSSGHSHYPMAPSNHSTPVRTQSPYLTRKGDYDSSSQSASMPKYQSQSTHVQYSVQTASGGRVVKSVHTTTKHTQYQPLTPLKCDPIHKQSRTPSSQNYNPTNRYGNNKVNAIIITEPHFSRDENSQYHGNYHFVDPFNSQEDYAPVDPVHEQTPKHTAYVGRSISYENKSVIGGFTDEMLEWCRKHGLKRRKSYV from the exons ccaAAACTTTACACAAGAGAACTTTTAGATTTAGTTTCCTcccatttcaaattaaaagaaaaagaatattttGGAATAAATTTTACAGATGATAC GGGTCATAGTAATTGGTTAAATTTAGACAAAAAAGTTTTAGAACATGATTTTCCAAGAAAAACTGGGATATTGACACTCAATTTTTCTGTCAG GTTTTACGCAGACTCTATTTCAAGTCTCAGGGACACAGCAACTGTAGAATTATTTCATCTCAATGCAAAACAACTTATATTTCGG gacCAGATAGAATGTGATAGTGATACTGTATTTGAATTGGCAGCTTATGTTTTACAAGCAACCTATGGAGATTTTCCTGA TGAAGAAAGTGTACGGTCTGAATTAAAGAAGTTACCTCTGATTCCAACAAGTGCCTTACGAGAACATCCATCCATATCATATTG TGAAGACAAAGTTATAGGACATTATCAGAAGTTATTAGGAATATCAAAAGGATTGGCTATTGTCAA TTATATGTCCATAGTTGAGAGTTTGCCTACATACGGTATACACTATTATGAAGTAAAG gaCAAAAAAGACATTCCATGGTGGTTAGGACTAAGTTATAAAGGAATAGCTGTTTATGATAAATCAGATAAAAAAGAACCCAGAAAG ATTTTCACATGGAAATTACTGGAAAATTTATACTATAGAGACAAGAAATTCTCAATAGAGGTTCATGACCCTAAACG TGTCATACAAACATTAAGCAGTTACAACTTGTACGAGGACGCGATCAGAGAACCTGTTGACGAAGGGGACGAACTCTCTGATGCCATTGTAGACCCGAGTACACA agtATCTGTAAGCCGTAGAACTTTCGGTCCTGGAAACGTTGCAGTCCATGCTTGGTTTGGTTGTACTTCTCAGCTCACAAAATGTATCTGGTCCATGGCCGTAGCTCAACATCAGTTTTACTTAGACAGAAAACACAGCAAG AGTAGTTTACACACAGTTAGAAGTTCCAGTGAAATCGCTGCAGATTTAACTTGTAGTAACAAAAGTTCATCATCTTTACCCGGTTCATTTTCTGATATCAGTCGCAGTGCCAGTTCATCATCTCTTCCAAACTTGTCAGGATCAAGATTCGATA TAAATCTAGACCAACTAGACGCCATCAAAGCACAAAGAGAGATGTTTGAAGCACTTAAAGCCAGAAAAGAAGCTTTAGACGAAAAGCTACGCAAGAAGACAGAAGAACTCAAAGTGCTATGTATGCAAGAAGGG gaATTGACAGGCAGGTTACCGAGAGAATATCCCCTTGCCACAGGGGAACAGGCTCCTGCCATCAGACGCCGTGTCGGTACCGCATTCTCACTAGCATCAAAAGTACAAGATGACCAG GCTGAGTCCTTGTCCAAGCTAGAGCTTGAGTATGAGTTACAGAAACAGATCACCCAGGCAGCAAACCGTCTCTCACTAGACAAGTCTGTCAGCAAGTATGTTCGTAAACAGAGACGTCATTCATTCCACAGAGCAGAGAAAAAG TTGAGAGAGATGGAGAAGAAGTTAGCTGACGGCAAGGGAGGTGACTCCACCCTTCCACTCGATG GAAAATACAAATCTGGTATGTCCAGAAACCAAAGCTTT TTTCTGTTACAGATGAATGACAATGATGATCCACATTCACAGAAACCTAGACGGGAATCGCCTAGTCGTCAGGTAGTACATCCGCCAATGCAACGCTCAAACACTGTCAGAGAATTGTCACCAACAGAAAGTAGGCCACCTTTAAGTCCAACATTAAGCAG CCCTGCTTTATTTCGAGATTGTGGGGGAGGATCACAGTCAAGTAACCAACTTTACACACCTCTAACCAACCGGAGCCATTCATCTGGTAGTAATATGTCAAACCAGTCAGAATATGAAAACGTTAACAACTACAAAGACTATACCGGAAGTCAGGACAGTGGCTTTAGTTCGGCTAATAATATGTATAATTTAACTACTCAACAGACTTCACATTATGAAAGTTCAGACCAGCTCAAAACACCTACAAATAAAAACTACTCAGAGAGCTTAGAAAATGTATTCGAAGACAAAGCTGCAAACCATAATAGTTTAGATAGCAGTTATAGGAAGACTGGCAATCCAAAAAACTATGGTAGTTTGGAAAGAAATTCCCGACGTAAAAATGAAACGTGGCAGCCTCGTGATAGACAACATAGTGATAGTGATGCAAGTATAAGTCATCTGTCCGATATTGACACTTCTAAATATGGTAGTAAAAGAGCGTCTCAGTCAGAATATGATTTAACTGGACAAAAAAGTAATTTAATTGAGCTGCCAGTTCGACATGAGGAACAAGGAGATAATAGACGACAGCATGGTCGTTGGAATGACGTGGCTCACACAGAGCCATCTCCCCTTATACAAAGTCCCAATCAGGAATATCGTGAGAGCAGTGAACCTCATTGTTATAGTCCTAGGAGTTATGAAGGAAAAAGACAAGGTGGGCGAGGAAGCCCTTACATAGAACGTAGTATAATGACTAAAAGAGTGGAATCTCCCAATTCTAGTGCTGTTGTAACTGTAACAAAAATGCAACCTCATCGTAGTGTAGAATTAGTATCTAAACCATTTGAAATGTCAGACTTTTATAAATATAGTGAAAAAATTCGTAGACAAAGAATGATTGAAAATTACCAACAGCAATTATTAGGTGACTCATTATCGCGGTGTAGTTCTCCTTCACAACATTCAACCGATAGTGGAGATGGGTCAACGGGTTATAATTCTGTACATAAATATCCACACCCTAACTACAGTCCGTCACATTCGTCATCTTCATCAGGTCACAGTCACTACCCTATGGCACCTTCAAATCATTCTACGCCAGTACGAACACAATCCCCTTATCTAACAAGGAAAGGAGATTATGATTCATCTAGTCAAAGTGCCAGTATGCCTAAATATCAGTCACAAAGTACACATGTGCAATATTCAGTGCAGACAGCTTCAGGAGGACGTGTTGTTAAATCAGTGCATACCACAACAAAACATACTCAATATCAACCATTGACTCCATTGAAATGTGACCCAATTCATAAACAGTCGAGAACACCATCCTCACAGAATTACAATCCAACAAATAG